A portion of the Clostridium gelidum genome contains these proteins:
- a CDS encoding O-acetylhomoserine aminocarboxypropyltransferase/cysteine synthase family protein has protein sequence MSNKERKLKFETLQLHVGQENPDPATDARAVPIYQTTSYVFKNSAHAAARFGLADAGNIYGRLTNSTQDVFENRVATLEGGVAGLAVASGAAAITYAIENITKAGDHVVSAKTIYGGSYNLLAHTLPTYGVTTTFVDPTDLANFENAIQDNTKLIFIESLGNPNSNIIDVDALAEIAHKHKIPLIVDNTFGTPYLFRPIEHGADIVVHSATKFIGGHGTSLGGVIVDSGKFDWIGSGKFPQLTEADPSYHGIKFAEAVGPAAYVTRIRAILLRDTGACISPFNAFLLLQGLETLSLRLERHVENALKVVDFLSNHPKVENVNHPSLPDSADNALYNKYFPNGAGSIFTFEIKGGEKEAQEFIDKLEIFSLLANVADVKSLVIHPASTTHSQLSGEELLDQGIKPNTIRLSIGTEHIDDIIYDLSQAFEG, from the coding sequence TCCAGATCCAGCAACAGACGCAAGAGCAGTACCAATATATCAAACAACTTCATATGTGTTTAAAAATTCAGCACATGCAGCAGCAAGATTTGGATTAGCAGATGCTGGTAATATATATGGGCGTTTAACAAATTCTACACAAGATGTTTTTGAAAATCGTGTTGCAACTTTAGAAGGTGGAGTAGCAGGCCTTGCGGTAGCATCAGGAGCAGCAGCAATAACATATGCAATTGAAAATATAACAAAGGCAGGAGATCATGTAGTTTCGGCTAAAACTATATATGGGGGATCATATAATTTATTGGCACATACATTACCAACTTATGGTGTAACTACAACATTTGTAGATCCTACAGATTTAGCAAATTTCGAAAATGCAATTCAAGATAATACTAAATTAATATTTATAGAATCACTTGGAAATCCGAATTCAAATATTATAGATGTTGATGCACTTGCAGAAATTGCACATAAGCATAAAATTCCATTAATAGTGGATAACACATTTGGAACACCATATCTTTTCAGACCAATTGAACATGGTGCTGATATAGTTGTGCATTCAGCAACTAAGTTTATAGGTGGACATGGAACATCTCTAGGAGGTGTAATTGTAGATTCAGGAAAATTTGATTGGATAGGATCAGGAAAATTCCCACAATTAACAGAAGCAGATCCAAGTTATCATGGTATTAAATTTGCAGAAGCAGTTGGACCAGCAGCTTATGTAACAAGAATAAGAGCAATTCTACTTAGAGATACGGGTGCATGTATCAGTCCATTTAATGCATTTTTATTATTACAAGGATTAGAAACACTTTCACTTAGATTAGAAAGACATGTTGAAAATGCTTTAAAGGTAGTAGATTTCTTAAGCAATCATCCAAAGGTTGAAAATGTAAATCATCCATCATTACCTGATAGTGCAGATAATGCATTATACAATAAGTATTTTCCAAATGGTGCAGGATCTATATTCACTTTTGAAATTAAAGGTGGAGAAAAGGAAGCACAAGAATTTATTGATAAATTAGAAATATTCTCTTTACTTGCAAATGTTGCTGATGTTAAGTCATTAGTAATTCATCCAGCAAGTACTACTCACTCACAATTAAGTGGAGAAGAATTATTAGATCAAGGAATTAAGCCAAATACAATTCGTTTGTCTATAGGAACAGAACATATTGATGATATAATATATGATTTATCACAAGCATTCGAAGGTTAG
- a CDS encoding response regulator transcription factor: MSNIHKYKYIVAEDEHLIRQNLIKKIDYLSIPLELVGEASNGKDAIFLVKEHYPSLVITDIQMPQSDGLELLKYIHDNHPHIKTMILSGFNDFSYAQSALKYGAKDFLLKPIKLEELNTALQNILILLDSENKEISSFSIDPHSLKPEKLSKLMETYLRSNYSSTISLNKISNQFGFTTEYLSKLFKKYIGETPIKYITKIRINEAKLLLINQPDLEVQKVGELVGYKDAFYFSRVFKSNVGVYPSDYRIKNLMTR; the protein is encoded by the coding sequence ATGAGCAATATACACAAATATAAATATATTGTAGCTGAAGATGAACATCTAATCAGACAAAATTTAATAAAAAAAATTGACTATCTATCTATTCCTCTTGAGTTAGTTGGTGAGGCTAGTAATGGAAAAGATGCTATATTTCTTGTAAAAGAACATTATCCATCCTTAGTGATTACAGATATACAAATGCCACAATCTGATGGATTAGAACTGCTTAAATATATTCATGACAATCATCCACATATTAAAACTATGATATTAAGTGGATTTAACGACTTTTCATATGCTCAATCAGCATTAAAATATGGTGCCAAAGATTTTCTTCTAAAGCCTATTAAACTTGAAGAACTTAATACTGCGCTGCAAAATATCCTTATTCTACTTGACTCAGAAAATAAAGAAATATCATCCTTTTCAATTGACCCCCATAGTTTAAAACCAGAAAAGCTAAGCAAATTAATGGAAACTTATTTACGTAGCAATTACTCATCCACAATTTCATTGAATAAAATTTCTAATCAATTTGGATTTACAACTGAATATTTAAGTAAACTATTCAAAAAATATATTGGTGAAACTCCAATTAAATATATTACAAAAATTCGTATTAACGAAGCAAAGCTACTTTTAATTAATCAGCCTGATCTGGAAGTTCAAAAAGTTGGCGAATTAGTTGGCTATAAAGATGCTTTTTATTTCAGTCGTGTATTTAAATCCAATGTCGGAGTTTATCCGAGTGATTATAGAATTAAAAATTTAATGACCCGTTAA
- a CDS encoding cache domain-containing sensor histidine kinase, with protein sequence MNRKLYYSQKVYLFFIYGLLVTVLLSLFFICFYSFYSKNIYKDAKTKSETICASVHKSVSTELKNMSTISMNIVYSNAIKKNFTSFAKNNILDEIEPDNFSSSRENVLAIYDIITAIIGPFQSASQVNLYTLNGTCIGSGYFQGVTNINLQAIPWYNSTIEKNGAKNISTTTKLLNVPTKSKDIADDNFLSLTRVFFNSSNDPEGIVEVLQDSNVIFSLISELKIKNPSTSFYVYNEKNELVYPYASNLTTNTDYIDIIKTNNLIPSVGYFVDTYNKENVLMSYQKIDSYNWTIVTSEPKYVVFKSLSSFKEGFVIIIIISIFFTLLLCFIISSRLTSPLSKLTRATKKVTLSRVLSENETILTSANSNIREISELCQSFLEMYDKLKDSSHEILLLKSEETRAKLQATQSLVNPHFLYNNLTNISIMAEENMNEDIINICTALCDYFRYITTYDETAVPLFQEVLYTEKYIECMKIRYGEDFIYYSNIEESTKDILIPKLIVQPIVENAFKYGFSSSPPWNLKISSNIEDEKWLIHIEDNGGCLSDTNKNKLLSTFHNININEELKTLKIGGMGLRNVYLRLHLLYNEHAIFKIDNSQKGKTIFTIGGPIYLSKEDFYEQYTQI encoded by the coding sequence ATGAATCGAAAACTTTATTATTCCCAAAAGGTATATTTATTTTTTATTTATGGACTTCTAGTCACTGTATTATTATCCTTATTTTTTATTTGCTTCTATTCATTTTATAGTAAGAATATTTATAAAGATGCAAAAACAAAATCAGAAACTATCTGTGCCTCTGTTCACAAATCAGTATCTACAGAGCTTAAGAATATGTCTACTATATCTATGAATATTGTATATTCTAATGCTATTAAAAAGAATTTTACAAGCTTTGCAAAAAATAATATTCTTGATGAAATTGAACCAGATAATTTTTCTTCATCACGAGAAAACGTTTTAGCCATATATGATATTATTACAGCGATTATTGGTCCATTTCAATCTGCATCTCAAGTTAATCTCTATACCCTAAATGGAACATGTATCGGCTCTGGTTATTTTCAAGGAGTTACAAATATTAATTTACAAGCCATTCCATGGTATAATTCAACTATTGAAAAAAATGGTGCTAAAAATATTTCAACCACTACAAAATTATTAAATGTACCAACAAAATCTAAAGATATAGCAGATGATAATTTTCTCTCTTTAACTCGTGTATTTTTTAATAGTAGTAATGATCCAGAAGGCATTGTTGAAGTATTACAAGATTCCAATGTAATCTTTTCTTTAATTTCAGAATTAAAGATTAAAAACCCTTCAACTTCATTTTATGTATACAATGAAAAAAATGAATTAGTTTACCCATATGCATCAAATTTAACTACTAACACAGATTACATAGATATTATAAAAACTAATAATCTAATACCTTCTGTTGGATATTTTGTTGATACTTATAATAAAGAAAACGTTCTTATGTCTTATCAAAAAATCGACTCATATAATTGGACAATTGTTACTAGTGAACCAAAATACGTTGTCTTTAAGTCTTTAAGTTCATTTAAAGAAGGTTTTGTTATTATTATTATTATTTCAATTTTTTTCACTTTACTTTTATGTTTTATTATATCAAGTCGTTTAACTTCCCCCTTAAGCAAGTTAACTCGTGCAACAAAAAAAGTAACTCTCAGTAGAGTGTTAAGTGAAAACGAAACCATACTAACCTCTGCTAACAGCAATATTCGAGAAATTTCTGAATTATGTCAATCATTTTTAGAAATGTATGATAAATTAAAAGATTCTTCCCACGAAATTTTATTGTTAAAATCGGAAGAAACGCGAGCAAAGCTACAAGCAACTCAGTCTCTTGTTAATCCACACTTTTTGTACAATAACTTAACTAATATAAGCATTATGGCAGAGGAAAATATGAATGAAGACATTATAAACATATGCACTGCATTATGTGATTATTTTCGATATATTACAACATATGATGAAACTGCAGTTCCTCTCTTTCAGGAAGTTTTATATACAGAAAAATACATTGAGTGTATGAAAATTAGGTATGGAGAAGATTTTATTTATTATTCTAATATTGAAGAATCAACAAAAGATATTTTAATACCAAAATTAATAGTGCAGCCTATTGTGGAAAATGCTTTTAAGTATGGCTTTAGTTCTTCGCCTCCATGGAATCTAAAAATCAGTTCTAATATAGAAGATGAAAAATGGCTAATTCATATTGAAGATAATGGCGGATGTCTTAGTGATACAAATAAAAATAAACTTTTATCTACCTTCCATAATATCAATATAAATGAAGAGTTGAAAACACTAAAAATTGGTGGAATGGGACTTAGAAATGTATATTTAAGATTACACCTTTTATATAATGAACATGCTATTTTCAAAATTGATAATTCTCAAAAAGGTAAGACAATCTTTACAATTGGTGGTCCAATTTATTTAAGCAAGGAGGATTTTTATGAGCAATATACACAAATATAA
- a CDS encoding ABC transporter substrate-binding protein has protein sequence MRKRLIKLLSTLCITIMAGGILAGCGGNSSGDVKSSSSSEKVTLTFGSHQSGLPTSGVVQELAKEFETETGTKIDFQISPDAQWRDLLKVKLDSGEAPDIFCADADPLNLVTRVNPEKYVMDVSKEEWVSRMDPNVLPSISNNNKVYGITFPGKKMYFYVYNKEIFEKLGLKVPTNYEEFKNVCQKIKDSGVTPIFEGTQNGWHQVLPLFETGAMYQQKHEDLYNKLNKNQVDLDSVTELATIIKQLKEFSNLGFYGENYLSNSVENAKEEMVNGKTAMFIAESAWRSEVKADFPDFDTNKLGIFVMPWGDNQAIGVNPASNAYFVNKNGKHTDEALKFLAFLAKPENLQKRLDGQPGLSEVCWPEIQSKYSKEDQAYIDSLKKGMVMQAGVKYIDSQWMDIGKDLEAMYTGASTPEDILKTIMNRRTEQAKLQKDPDWNK, from the coding sequence ATGAGAAAACGTTTAATAAAATTATTAAGTACTTTATGTATTACTATCATGGCAGGGGGTATACTTGCAGGATGCGGAGGAAATTCTAGTGGTGATGTAAAATCTTCAAGTAGTAGTGAAAAAGTGACATTAACATTTGGTTCACATCAATCGGGTCTTCCAACATCTGGGGTTGTACAGGAATTGGCAAAAGAATTTGAAACTGAAACGGGAACTAAAATTGATTTTCAAATTTCACCTGATGCTCAATGGCGTGATTTATTGAAAGTAAAATTAGATTCTGGTGAAGCACCAGATATTTTCTGTGCAGATGCTGATCCTTTGAATTTAGTAACAAGAGTGAATCCGGAAAAATATGTTATGGATGTATCAAAAGAAGAATGGGTAAGTAGAATGGATCCTAATGTTCTTCCTTCAATTTCTAATAATAATAAAGTCTATGGTATTACTTTCCCTGGAAAGAAGATGTACTTTTATGTATACAATAAAGAAATTTTTGAAAAATTAGGATTAAAAGTTCCTACAAATTATGAAGAATTTAAAAATGTATGCCAAAAGATAAAAGATTCTGGAGTTACTCCAATTTTTGAAGGAACTCAAAATGGTTGGCATCAAGTACTTCCTTTATTTGAAACAGGAGCTATGTACCAACAAAAGCATGAAGATTTATATAACAAACTTAATAAAAATCAAGTTGATTTAGATTCTGTAACAGAATTAGCAACTATTATTAAACAATTAAAAGAATTCTCTAATTTGGGATTCTATGGAGAAAATTATCTAAGCAATTCTGTTGAAAATGCTAAAGAAGAAATGGTAAATGGAAAAACAGCTATGTTTATAGCAGAATCTGCATGGAGAAGTGAAGTAAAAGCAGATTTTCCAGATTTTGATACTAATAAATTAGGTATTTTTGTAATGCCTTGGGGAGATAATCAAGCAATAGGAGTAAATCCAGCAAGTAATGCATATTTCGTTAATAAAAATGGCAAGCATACAGATGAAGCATTAAAGTTTCTTGCATTTTTAGCAAAACCTGAGAATTTACAAAAACGTTTAGATGGTCAACCAGGATTATCTGAAGTTTGTTGGCCAGAAATTCAATCAAAATATTCAAAAGAAGATCAAGCATATATTGATTCTTTAAAAAAGGGAATGGTTATGCAAGCTGGTGTTAAATATATTGATAGTCAATGGATGGATATTGGTAAAGATTTAGAAGCTATGTATACTGGAGCGTCAACTCCTGAAGATATTTTAAAAACAATTATGAATCGACGTACAGAACAAGCTAAACTACAAAAAGATCCAGATTGGAATAAATAA
- a CDS encoding carbohydrate ABC transporter permease, with protein sequence MDRNKLYPWYFTSGALIIFFMLCFLPGIIGIFYSFTDWNNFTDKINFTGLKNYIEVFQGKPEYRTYLWNTVMFTTVTTIMKTVVGLILALLLTQKVIKLKNFHRMVIFSPQVISYLVVGLVFKSMLHPQTGFLNNFLKSIGLDFLAMNWLTDLNTVFPTVMSVDTWKGMGYIMVVIIAGLMSISPDYYEAAEIDGATFMQKFRFITLPLLKPIIINVTILNVTYGFRVFDMIYSLTNGGPGNATGVINTAVYKEFSNGNYAMGTTLSSILFFVLLFCLYFIIKSMENKEVEM encoded by the coding sequence ATGGATAGAAATAAATTATATCCATGGTATTTTACAAGTGGTGCATTAATTATATTCTTCATGCTTTGTTTTTTACCTGGAATTATTGGTATATTTTATTCTTTTACTGATTGGAATAATTTTACAGATAAAATTAATTTTACTGGATTAAAAAATTATATAGAAGTATTTCAAGGAAAACCAGAATATCGTACATATTTATGGAATACTGTTATGTTTACAACCGTTACAACTATTATGAAGACTGTTGTAGGACTAATATTAGCATTACTATTGACACAAAAAGTAATTAAATTAAAAAACTTTCATAGAATGGTTATTTTTTCGCCACAAGTAATATCTTATTTAGTAGTTGGTCTTGTTTTTAAAAGCATGTTACACCCACAAACAGGTTTTTTGAATAATTTTCTTAAATCTATTGGATTAGACTTTTTAGCAATGAATTGGTTAACAGATTTGAATACAGTTTTTCCTACTGTTATGTCAGTAGATACTTGGAAAGGTATGGGATACATAATGGTTGTTATTATTGCTGGATTAATGTCTATTTCTCCAGATTATTATGAAGCAGCAGAGATTGATGGCGCTACTTTTATGCAAAAGTTCCGCTTTATAACATTACCATTATTAAAACCAATTATTATAAATGTAACAATATTAAATGTAACATATGGGTTTAGAGTATTTGATATGATTTATTCATTAACTAATGGTGGACCAGGTAATGCAACTGGAGTAATAAATACAGCAGTTTATAAAGAATTCTCAAATGGAAATTATGCAATGGGTACTACATTATCGAGTATTTTATTCTTTGTTTTATTATTCTGTCTATATTTCATTATAAAATCTATGGAAAATAAGGAGGTTGAAATGTAA
- a CDS encoding carbohydrate ABC transporter permease yields the protein MFSLKKSVSTIIVNIIAIFISLIVLIPMVVLFINSFKTKGESNKMSLSLPKEWIFENYKIVIEQGKLISSFFNSLLYASVSCLIITIVVSAAAFVIARNRRGINNFIYYFIISGIAIPINNVALMKVLQVFHLVNTRPGIILIYAAINIPLSLFLSYGFISTIPREIDEAAVLDGCGPVRLFVSIILPLLKPILSTLFVLNFMAVWNDFTMPLYYLNNSAKWPMTLAVYNFFGAFENSWNLVSADIMLTLIPVLVVFILGQKYIVGGVAAGSVKG from the coding sequence ATGTTTAGTTTGAAAAAATCTGTTAGTACTATAATAGTAAATATTATAGCGATATTTATTAGTTTAATTGTTTTAATACCTATGGTAGTATTATTCATTAATTCTTTTAAGACAAAAGGAGAATCAAACAAGATGTCTCTTTCTCTCCCAAAAGAATGGATATTTGAAAATTATAAAATAGTAATTGAACAAGGAAAATTAATTTCCTCCTTTTTTAATAGTCTTTTGTATGCCTCAGTTAGTTGTTTAATTATTACAATTGTTGTATCGGCAGCAGCTTTTGTTATAGCAAGGAATCGAAGAGGAATTAATAATTTTATATACTATTTCATTATTTCTGGTATAGCAATACCTATAAATAATGTTGCACTTATGAAAGTATTGCAAGTCTTTCATCTTGTGAATACTAGACCTGGTATTATTCTGATTTATGCGGCAATTAATATTCCACTTAGTTTATTCTTATCTTATGGTTTTATTTCAACAATTCCTAGAGAAATAGATGAAGCCGCAGTTCTTGATGGATGTGGACCAGTTAGATTGTTTGTTAGTATAATTTTACCACTATTAAAACCGATTCTTTCAACTTTATTCGTTTTGAATTTTATGGCTGTGTGGAATGACTTTACTATGCCACTTTATTATTTAAATAATTCAGCAAAATGGCCAATGACTTTAGCTGTTTATAATTTCTTTGGAGCGTTTGAAAATTCATGGAATTTAGTTAGTGCAGATATAATGTTGACATTGATTCCTGTTCTGGTTGTATTTATATTAGGACAAAAGTATATTGTTGGAGGAGTGGCAGCAGGATCTGTAAAAGGTTAA
- the yicI gene encoding alpha-xylosidase: MKFSNGCWINKAGYQVFSPQEVYSTKIEEDALTIYVPCNKINGRGDTLGGPVITYKISSPMENVIRVRAYHYMGKKKKTPSFDIYEAENTKVKIEDNEKDVLFKSGNLKMVINKELWAMSFYKGDKKITSSMFKSLAYVKTSEERTFMHVSDDDVFMKEELQLSVGELVYGLGERFTPLVKNGQSIDIWNEDGGTSTEQSYKNIPFYMTNKGYGVFVNHAEKVSFEVGSEKVSKVQFSVPGECLDYFIISGESMKEVIENYTSLTGKPALLPAWSFGLWLTTSFTTNYDEKTVTEFVDGMAERDIPLRVFHFDCFWMKDFNWCNFEWDTRVFPDPKGMLKRLKEKGLKICVWINPYIGQESKLFDEGMENGYLLKKPNGDVWQWDMWQPAMGIVDFTNPDACTWYSNKLKELIEMGVDCFKTDFGERIPTEVAYFDGSDPYKMHNYYTQIYNKVVFDTIKENIGEKEAVLFARSATAGGQQFPVHWGGDCEANYESMGESLRGGLSLCMSGFGFWSHDIGGFESTATADLYKRWVAFGLLSSHSRLHGSSSYRVPWLYDEEACDVVRFFTKLKCSIMPYLYNISSNASKKGIPVMRAMVLEFQDDPACSYLDKQYMLGDSILVAPIFNEDGEASYYLPEGNWTNFISGKKYNGGRWIKEAHSYLSVPMMIKENSLIATGYEDSKPDYDYRNNISIQAYELKDNIKAKTTVIDMNGNKTLKVEVLKEGYQISVKSTGRDGDWTLILKNVSNITKVDGGKFIIEGEDTKILLNSGNCKCICYLN, encoded by the coding sequence ATGAAATTTAGTAATGGTTGTTGGATAAACAAGGCAGGATATCAAGTGTTTAGTCCTCAAGAGGTTTATAGTACTAAGATTGAAGAAGATGCATTAACAATATATGTACCTTGTAACAAAATAAATGGTAGAGGGGACACTCTTGGAGGACCTGTTATAACATATAAAATTTCATCGCCTATGGAAAATGTAATAAGAGTTAGAGCGTATCATTATATGGGAAAGAAAAAGAAAACTCCAAGTTTTGATATTTATGAAGCTGAAAATACTAAGGTGAAAATTGAAGATAATGAAAAAGACGTTTTATTTAAATCAGGAAATCTTAAAATGGTTATAAATAAAGAGTTATGGGCAATGAGTTTTTATAAAGGAGATAAAAAAATAACCTCCAGTATGTTTAAAAGTTTAGCATATGTAAAAACTTCAGAGGAAAGAACTTTTATGCATGTTTCAGATGATGACGTTTTTATGAAAGAAGAATTACAATTATCTGTAGGAGAATTAGTTTATGGATTAGGGGAAAGATTTACGCCGCTAGTAAAGAATGGGCAAAGTATTGATATATGGAATGAAGATGGCGGAACAAGTACAGAACAATCATATAAAAATATTCCTTTTTATATGACTAATAAGGGATATGGTGTATTTGTAAATCATGCAGAAAAAGTATCTTTTGAGGTAGGATCAGAGAAAGTTAGTAAAGTTCAATTTAGTGTTCCAGGAGAATGCTTGGATTATTTCATAATTAGTGGAGAATCCATGAAAGAGGTTATTGAAAATTATACAAGCTTAACTGGAAAACCAGCATTACTGCCAGCATGGTCATTTGGATTATGGCTAACAACATCTTTTACTACAAATTATGACGAAAAGACTGTAACTGAATTTGTAGATGGAATGGCAGAAAGAGATATTCCACTTAGAGTATTCCATTTTGATTGTTTCTGGATGAAAGATTTTAACTGGTGTAACTTTGAATGGGACACGCGAGTATTTCCAGATCCTAAAGGAATGCTAAAGAGACTAAAAGAAAAAGGATTAAAAATATGTGTTTGGATTAATCCGTATATTGGTCAAGAGTCAAAACTATTTGATGAAGGTATGGAAAATGGATATTTATTAAAAAAACCTAATGGTGATGTTTGGCAATGGGATATGTGGCAACCTGCTATGGGAATTGTAGATTTTACAAATCCAGATGCATGCACATGGTATTCAAATAAACTTAAAGAATTGATTGAGATGGGAGTGGATTGCTTTAAGACTGATTTCGGTGAACGTATACCGACTGAAGTAGCTTATTTTGATGGATCAGATCCATACAAGATGCATAATTATTATACTCAAATATATAATAAGGTAGTATTTGATACTATTAAAGAAAACATAGGAGAAAAGGAAGCCGTATTATTTGCAAGATCAGCTACAGCAGGAGGACAACAATTTCCAGTACATTGGGGTGGAGATTGTGAAGCAAATTATGAATCAATGGGAGAAAGTTTAAGAGGCGGATTATCACTTTGTATGTCTGGTTTTGGATTTTGGAGTCATGATATAGGTGGCTTTGAGAGTACAGCAACAGCAGATCTTTATAAGAGATGGGTAGCCTTTGGATTATTATCATCTCACAGTAGATTACATGGAAGCAGTTCATATAGAGTACCATGGTTATATGACGAAGAAGCTTGTGATGTAGTTAGATTTTTCACTAAGTTAAAATGCAGTATAATGCCGTACCTTTATAATATATCTAGTAATGCATCTAAAAAAGGTATTCCTGTTATGAGAGCTATGGTATTAGAATTTCAAGATGATCCAGCTTGCAGCTATTTAGATAAACAATATATGCTTGGAGATTCAATTCTAGTTGCACCTATTTTTAATGAAGATGGAGAAGCAAGTTATTATTTACCAGAAGGAAATTGGACAAATTTCATAAGTGGAAAGAAATATAATGGTGGCAGATGGATTAAGGAAGCACATAGTTATTTAAGTGTACCTATGATGATAAAGGAAAACAGTTTAATTGCTACTGGATATGAAGATTCAAAACCAGATTATGATTATAGAAATAATATATCAATTCAGGCATATGAATTAAAAGATAATATAAAAGCAAAAACTACTGTTATAGATATGAATGGTAATAAAACTCTTAAGGTAGAAGTTCTAAAAGAAGGATATCAAATTAGTGTTAAATCTACTGGAAGAGATGGTGATTGGACTTTAATATTAAAGAATGTATCAAATATAACTAAGGTTGATGGAGGAAAATTTATAATTGAAGGTGAGGATACTAAGATTTTATTAAACTCTGGAAATTGCAAATGCATATGTTATTTAAACTAA